GGATGTGCTGCTTTCTTCATCTTTATCATATGCCTGCATCTTTTTCTCTTCATTGGAAAGGTGGTCCACAAGCTTTACAGGTTCACTAGCCTTTGAATGAGTGCCTTTGGCAACATTCTGTAACTGCTCTTGTCTAGTCTTACTTCCTGATGCTCTGGAAGGACTTTTGCCAGAGTTCTCTAACTGCTCCTGTCTGGTTCTACTTCCTGTTGCTCTGGAAGGACTCTTGCCTGAATTCTGCAACTGTTCCTGTCTGGTCTTACCCCCTGATGCTCTGGAAGGACTCTTGCCAGAACTCTGCaactgttcctgtcttgtcttaCTTCCTGATGCACTTGAAGGACTCTTGCCAGAACTCTGCaactgttcctgtcttgtcttaCTTCCTGATGCTCTGGAAGGACTCTTGCCAGAATTCTGCAACTGCTCTTGTCTGGTCTTTCCCCCTGATGCTCTGGAGGAACCTATCCTTGACATAGTTTTAGCTAACAATTGAGTTGGTTTATGCTGTGTTCTGCTTGTCACTTTTGCTAAAAGTGTGCTGTTCCTGCTTTCTCCTTCTGATGTAGAGCAGGAAGACGCCTTTTTAACCTCCAAAACTGGAATTCTACATTTATGCCTTGTGTTTGGAAATGGATCTAATCTTGTACTGGCTTTGATTCCTGTGGCTTGGACTGAGGTCAAACCAGCACTTCTACAGTCCTGTGTTGAATGGTGTGCTCTCACTGGTAACCTCGACTTTAGTGGCTGTTTTTTCACATTCTTGTATTGTAAAACTGCTGTATTGTCTGCCTTGCTTCTTGCACATGCTTCTCTAATATTATCACAGTCTGTCTTAAATGAATTATTAGGATGCTCAGAAGAATTGTGCATAGGCTTTGAGTGATGATGCTGTTCTACTGTACAGCACTGCATGTAATCAGTTCCACAACCTGGGGCTTCTAGGTCATTACTGTTATTGCAGTTCTCAGTCTGAAGGCATTGTCTCTGCTCTGACTTTGATAAGTCTGTCCTCTGCATGCAAAGGCCTCCTGTACTAGTTCCTGGTCTCATTTCCTGTGAATCCCCTGATGTTTTAAGCTCAGAACAATCCCAGTCCACACACACCAACTCCCTTTTCTCACCAGATGTAGCTTTAACTCCTATCTTAAAAGAGGAACACAAATTAGAACTGACTTCTGAATATGGGGGTGGTTCCATAATGTTGTCGTGAGATGGAGTGTCCGAGCGGTCAGTGCAAATCTGAATTACATTGTATGAAATTACTGTGTTGTCATCCATCCTAACCTGTGCCCGATCTACTGTCTGTGGTTGTGAGGTGACTGCCCCTGCTTTTCTGCCCCCTTCCCTTTTATCCCCTGATCTCGTTCCATAAATATGCTCACCAATCTGAAAAAACTGCAGCCTTTCTTCAACAAAATCCCGCTTGCTCATGTCAATCGCACCACTGCGGGTCATCTCAAACATCTTCCCTTCGTGGAAGGGGAAAGGGTTAGGCTCGCTAGTCGGTGTGCTTTCATCTGTCGGAGTTCTTGCAGGAGTCGTGTCAGGGGTAGTCGTTTGAGACTTGTCGTCAACAGCTAACCCAAAAGGCTTTGGCTCATCATCTTTAATTCTAGCATCAACGACTTCATCGTCTCCTCCTTTACTCGACCAAGGATCAAAGTCCAAGCCTTTTGTAGCTACAGTTTTAAAAGGGGTGTTAAATTCTTCATCTAGTTTGTAGCTAAAATACGTGTCTGGCAATCCCTCTTGCCTGGACTGCTTCTTGTCACTTTCATTGCCGTTTCCATTGTCTGATTTTTTAACAGAAGAATCactctttgtttttgctttttggcaCTCTTCCATTGGCGCTTCCTCCTCGATAACCTCAAGTTTACTTTGGCTGAAAGAACGGTCACTAGGCCTAAGCATACTTTCTGATGCCCAAATGTCCTTTCTGTTTTCAGTTGGAAATCCAAATGGTTTTACATCACTTAGATCATTAAGTCCGTCGTCTTCGTCCTGGAAATCATATCCATCCAGAGAATCGATCTCTGTGGCATCTGTATCATGAGAGAACTCGGCAGTTGTTGCTATTGAGCAGTCCGTAATAGACTGATCATTGCCATTTTGCTCATAGTCATAATCCTCGGCTTTGCCATTGCCATTTGTCCCATTTGGCTCTTTATGATTACCATTCTTGTCATTCTTTTTGGGTTTGGTTTCGTTCTCTTCTTGCTTCTGTTCATCAAGCTTAAAGGTATATTTCTTAACAGGAATGGGCTGAAAGATTGATTCATCATCACTCGAATCACTGTCATTAGCCCCAGGGGGCACAGGGGAAGGAGGCTGAACTCTGATTATGGGCTCAGCAAGCAAATGCTTATCATGTTCCTCTTGGAGGTTCACCTCCATCATATCAGTCTCGGCCTCTGAGGAAGGGGAAGATCCTTTTTTCTCGGGTTGTGATGAATCAGAATCtaagggagggggagggggaaacTCTATGTATGCAACTCGTTTGTCTTTACCTGCCTGTCCAGTATCCTGACTCCCATTGGGTGGCTCAGGAACTATGATCTTTTCTGGTTGAAGTTCCTTAAATGAACTTGCTTTGCCTTGCTCTGAGTCCTCTGATTCTTCTGAGACCTCAGCAATGGGGCTTGCAATGCCTGGTATAAATGGCATGAAAGAGTCAGGGGTTCGAGAAGTGAGGTCGTAACTGACTTCCTCACTGCTGGGGGTTTCTGGTGTCATTGGACTTTTACCAGAACTATCAAGAAACGATATCTGCTCGAGTGTGTCATCGTCTGGGCTACCTTGAGGTGATGTTGGCTGTCTCTGTTTGACTGCATAAATTGTTCGGCTTTCTGAAGTGACAATTTTTTTGACTGATCCATTTTGCCCACCTGGGGAATCTTTCTCACCTTGTTTTCCTACCTGCACACTAACGTAAACTGGCAATGTTTTCAGTCCTTTAAAACTCTCTCTTGTTGTGACTGTAGATACCTTCTCCACTGGACTGAGGCTACTGGAGCTCAAATCCTTTGAAGTACTACCCTCTAAAGAATCCTGAGACTTTCGTGCAGCAACGTCTCCCTTGGAGAGCTCTGAGCGACCTTGAACTCTTGTTTTAGATAGGGTAGGAATATGTGATGTACTTTTTTCAGATTGCTTTGCTATTGTGTCTTGTTTTGATTTCTTAGCTTGATCAGTCTCCGAAGGACCAGTAGGTGATCTCACAGGAATGTGCGACTCTAtcttttttttaagacttttcgTCTGTGAGTCATCACTGTCTGCATGGTCCTTTCTGATGGCTAAACCTGATTTGACCTCCTTGACAGGCGACTTCAGATGCTGCCCTTTATTGTCAGCACTACTTGCACTCTGCACAACAGGGCTACTGAGATCTTTTAATGATCCTCGGATTTGTTTCTCTTTGGCTTCAGCAAGCTTTTCAGTTGTGTCAGATTCGAAACTTTTGGCAACCTGTTCATATTGTGCCCTTTTTTTAGATGTGCTACTGGAAATGGTGCCTGAACCTTCCAACACTTTGTCATTTAGTTCTTTTGAGGATGCAGATCCACATTTACTACCATATAAACCTTGTCCGATGGTTAACTTACTTTTCTCACTCTCAGCAACCTTTTTCAGGGTTTTTTCTTCTTCACTCGAATCAGTTTTAGATGTCTTGGATCCAGTAAAGAGCTGATACACAGGTAATTTACTTTCCTGAAACTTTTTAACAGGTTGTTTAGATTGTTCTGTTGGACTACTTTTACTTTGCTTTTGAGCCTCTGCTTCAAACTTCAACCGAACAGAACTGACTTTGGAAGGCTTTACTGGAACTGGGGGAGATGTTTCACCCTGCTTTTCCTGCTTTGATTGGTCTTCATTTAACCGTGTCTGTACAGACCTCTCTGGGCTGCTTGGCAAACTAGCACTTTTCCTTTCATTCATGCTGCCAAACATTTTGTGCCTTCCCTTACTCCACTCCTCGGAGCTTAATTCACTCTTTTGCTTTGTTTTCTCAGGACTGCTGCACACTGAGCTTGGACCTGACCGTGTCTCTCTCGATTCTCTCATGGGTGGCTTTTTCTCAGGAGACTGAAGCTCATCATTAAGCTTTTCTGTTTTGTCTCTGAAAAACTGTGAAACTTCGCTCAGTTTTTCCTCAGCCTCTTTAACTGTGCGATCAACACGATCTTCGTATATGAGTTTCTCTCTATTCCTGTCCTGCCTGTCTTGGGTGAAACGCATCCAGACAGCATGTTTGGGGCTACCAGGCTCTGTAGTATAGTGCAAGACTGTCAGTTTATCATACTGGTCATCTTTCTGAGTAAATTTACCAGATTTTTCTGATGAGTCTCGTGCTGACCTGTAAGTCTGTTCTTTCCTGGCCCCAGGACTTTTTTCCCCATAATAGCCTTCTGCTCCTTGCATTTCAGGGGTCACTTCGTGTCCCTGGTGTGCCACTGGGTCCTCAGTATCAGAATGTGATACGTCTAATTTTTCAGAAAGGAGCATTTTTTCAGCAAATCTGTAAGACTCTCCCCTTAACTCAGATAATTCATCATCATGGTACTCAATGGAGTGCTGGGTcaggagtttaaaagctttatatgAGTCATCAGCAATAAGCTGAGCTGAACTGGGTCGACTGTCCTCCTCTTGAGACAAAGGTGTATTGACTCTAGAAGTTTCCAAGAAAGAGGGCAGTGTTTCCTCAGCAAGCTCTTCCTCTTCCTGCAGAGCCTCGTAATCACCCTCTACCCTATCAGAAAGTTCTTTAAGGCCGCGGCTGCCTTTGCATACGTAGTCGGGGTGTTTCTTTGTCTCTCTGATAATTACTTCTGTCGGATCTGTTGTGTTGCCCTTTTCAATGTGAACCTCGATTATTCTTTCAACTTTGGGTTTAGTGTCCTTTTCAAGGAACCGTGGGGTTAATTCATCCCCTTTGATAGAATCCTGACCAGCCTTGTGTTCAAACAAGCCAGCCAGTTCTTTGGAGGGGTCTCTGCCTGACTGGAAGGCTTTCATTATGTCTCGAACTGACATTGTTTCTTCAATCCTGTCAGAGCCTGCATCTTTAAGCTGGGGTTTGTGGTACACCATTCTAGTTGTAGTTGTTATATGAGTTTCCTCTTTCAGACGCATGCTTTTGCTCACTAGAGAGTCTTCATCGGAACTGACTTTAATCTGGAATGTTTTAACTTTATCTTTGATAGAGCCAGCAATCGTCTCTGGTTCAATGCAAGCCGGTGAGTTCAAggccgctgctgctgcttcttccaTTAAGGGCTCACAGGCCTCCTCAGGGTGTTCATAACTCCTAATGACACGAACAACCTCTGTTCTGGTTTCTGTTATAACTGGGGGAATGGGAACGTCTGTAAAGAGGGGTTTGGGCCCTGTGCTCTCTGCACTTTGCGGAGCTGAGGGTGTCTTTTCGCTTCTGGTTTCAAAACCACTGTCTGAGAGTGGGCTTTTATCCTGTTCATGGGAAAAATCATCAGGGGATTCCAAAATGGCATCTGTACCACTGTAGGAATCAGCTAATTTGCACAAATCTTTTTCGGATGGAGAGGAGCGCATGCCTGGAGGCGGCATTTTGAGCTTATGCTCAGGTTTCAGGGCACGTTTTTGCTTTTCCTCTCCTTCTTTCATTTCCTCGAATTTACTCTTTACACCAGACATTTTGGAAAGTGAGCTAGCCCCAATGTCATTCACTAAGTAGTCAACAACCTTGGCTAAATCGAGATCTTTGTCTTGCACTGACTGTGGTCTAACTGGGAGGGTAGGATCAAAAGGAGGTAGAGATTTGAGGACACTTTGCTGAGCTTCTTCTATTTCATCTTTAGAAAACTCTTCCCATTCATCCTCAGAAGCCTTGTCTTTAACAGTGCCTTTTGCCTCACTCAGAACATCCTTAGTCAGGATTTCACTAACTTTCACAAGATCTTCTTTAACTTTTTCAACAAGACTGAAAGGTTCCTCATCATCTATTTTGGGTTCCTTAGAAGCCTGAGACTGATAGCTTTTAGCTACTGAAGCCGAATCAGTTTGCAAAATGGCAGTCATTTTAATCAGATCCTCTTTCATGTCTGCCACATCCCTCAAAATCTCCTGACTGGACGAGAGCTGTGCGGCAGTGGCTGCTTTAAATGCTGCGGAGGGAATGAAGAGTGCGGGTTTTGAGGGTTTAGATCTGGGAGTAGAGGatggtgtttgagtgtgtgtctgaGGTGGAATGGTTATTTTGTCTGGTACTCTCCTTTCTTGGGGCTCAGGTAGAACATTCACTAGGGAGAACACTGGAACCGTCATTGAACATGTTACAGGTGTGCTGGTGGAAGCTGGGGATCTAAGAGATGCATAAACTGAACTGGACACATTTGACCTTAAAGGAGATGACTTGGATTTTAGTGTTTCATAGCTTGGCGTCGTGCTGGCAATAAGAGTTTTTTCAGCCTCGCTGAAGGCTGTGCAAGCACTCGCTGCAGCTGCTTGTGAAGCTTGTATCCTCTCTTGCAAACTGCAAGTTCCTCCTGAGAATAGGCGGGACGACACAGAAGAGGAAGACGGGTATTTGATGGGTGAAACTGATCCATTGAGTAGTGCTGTTTCAGTGGGGACGACAGCAGGTTTTGCTGGTGATGACAGTGATGATAGAATTGTTCCCCTAGAAGCTGCAGCTCCATCTGCAGAGGTTCTGAGTGTTGACAGACTGGACAAGGATCTAATGGGGGATGCTACTGTGGTGGTTGAGGAAGCGAAGGTTGATTTGAACGATAACGCAGAAGTGTACAAATTTGCTGTTGATTTTGGAGATTCTGGTGGTGTCACTGAGGGGAAAGTTCTATCCAGTATGGATCCAGGTGATGACACCGAGATTGGTCTTGAAGATAATGAAGCTGCAAGTCCCTTTATTGACACAGGATCTGTACTGGTTTTAAGAGGTGAAGAAATGAGACCAGTTGAAACCGGAGCAGTGTATTGGGCTTGCTGAAGAACAGTCTTTATGGGAGATGAGATAGATCTGTATGTTCTAATGGGTGATGCTACATCAGTAACAGACTTAACAGGAGATACGTTTGTGGTTCCCAGGGTGGACTTGAGTGGAGAAGCTGAGGATATTGACCAGACTGACTTTAATGGCGAAGCAGATGGCGTGTTGGAAGGTGAGCTGGAGAGGGAACCCAGTCCACATTTTGTTTGCCCAGGGACGGTAATAGGAGCAGTCGACCATGCCTGGTAAGATCTTGTTGAAAAGACAGGTTTGTGAGGGTAACCAGCAGGCAGTGTTCTTGTTGTACTTCGTTCAACTGTTTCTTTAAACAGACAAATGAAAATCCaacacaaaatcaacaaaaaatggttgagaaacagagagaccaGAGGGAAAAAATTGGTCAGTGGTGCTCGTATCATAGAAGAAGGAAAAGCAATGCTTTCATGGTGGTGTGAAATGGGTTGGATGATGAAGAAGGAtccaaaagaaatgtaaaaagaaGCCCAACAAAAAACTGTGATCCATGGTCCACAAAAATGATACGCAAAATATAAACGGAAGTCCCACAAAGCACATACAGAAACATAAGGACTGAGGCAATGACCAACAAAAACGCAAAATGGCAAGACAAATGCAGAGAACCCAGAGTAAAACAAATTCTCTTTTGACTTTAGATGTGCTATATTCCCCTGTCACTGGCTACCTTGATTTTACTAACGTGCCTTTTATCTGTTTGGTCTGAAAAAACATGTTCATCCCAAAATTTGGATATTCTGACAAAACAGTAAAAGTAAGGACTACAAAACAAAAATACCCTAGTTCCTTTGCTACAGCAACCCGTATTATGGCAAAAGCAGGCTAAGTGCTACATCTTAGGTCCATAATAACTCATCATGCAGGACTGAGTATTCTCGGTGACAGGCATTTCAATGCAAACTGTGAAAGCACCTGAGAAAAGTTTTCTTTGTGAATCTCCATGCATTTCTTtccaaaaaataaatcaaaactcGGCACAATCACAAAGCCAAAAGGAGCAAGACTAGTTGTAAAAGAAGGATAAGAAAGGAGGGGGGACTTTACTTTGATGTCATATTGCACTGTGCATTAATTAGTCAATCAAAGTAAAATTTTATGGATATTGTAGTTGAGTTGTTCTCTTgtcagtgggggggggggggaatggaCAGAGATATTAAACAATATCTAACAAAGTGAGCAGGCACAGCACAGCAACTACATAAACCATGCAAAAGTAAATTGTACAAAATCAAGCATGAGGACTTTGTTATGCATGGTAAAAATGTGCAGATAACATTtgtttatatttcagtttatagATAGTCAATGTGGGTCACGTAGTAAATTGTTGTTATGTTGAAACACTACTAAGAATGTTAGTAAAATATCACACTCACTCATTCCAGGCTCGGTCAGATAGCTGTAGCGCTTACGTAAGGCTAGAGATGCAAAGGTATGACGTCGTTCTGGCTTTTCAGtctgcaacaacaacaacacaaagtCCTATCAGTACCCC
This genomic stretch from Astyanax mexicanus isolate ESR-SI-001 chromosome 15, AstMex3_surface, whole genome shotgun sequence harbors:
- the ank3b gene encoding ankyrin-3 isoform X16; its protein translation is MAHAASQLKKKADLDLNAAEEEKEKERKRKSRKRSREVKKKTDSNASYLRAARSGNLEKALDYLKSGVDINICNQNGLNALHLASKEGHVEVVTQLIKMGATVDAATKKGNTALHIASLAGQSDVVKELVTNGANVNAQSQNGFTPLYMAAQENHLDVVRYLLDNGSSQSIATEDGFTPLAVALQQGHDQVVSLLLENDTKGKVRLPALHIAARKDDTKAAALLLQNDHNADVESKMMVNRTTESGFTPLHIAAHYGNINVATLLLNRGAAVDFKARNDITPLHVASKRGNSNMVKLLLERGARIDAKTKDGLTPLHCGARSGHEQVVEMLLDRGAPILSKTKNGLSPLHMATQGDHLNCVQLLLHHEVPVDDVTNDYLTALHVAAHCGHYKVAKVIVDKKANPNAKALNGFTPLHIACKKNRIKVMELLLKHGASIQAVTESGLTPIHVAAFMGHENIVTQLMNHGASPNTTNVRGETALHMAARAGQTEVVKYLVQNGAYVDAKSKDDQTPLHISSRLGKPEIIQQLLQHGACPDSTTTSGYTPLHLAAREGHKDVASILLDQGASLGITTKKGFTPLHVAAKYGKIEVANLLLQKRAPPDASGKSGLTPLHVAAHYDNQKVALLLLDQGASPHAAAKNGYTPLHIAAKKNQMEIATTLLEYGADTNAITRQGISPLHLASQEGNVDMVTLLMARDATISLCNKSGLTPLHLAAQEDRVNVAEVLVNHGATVDPETKMGYTPLHVACHYGNVKMVHFLLKNQAKVNAKTKNGYTPLHQAAQQGHTHIINLLLQHGAAPNELTVNGNTALSIARRLGYISVVDTLRVVTEETLTTLTVTEKHKMNVPETMNEVLDMSDDEVRRANVPEMLTEDYISDVDEGEDAMTGDTDKYLGPQDLRELGDDSLPQEGYVGFSIGARTARDSMMIEEILAPTKDTHLAAAKDFDADSLRRYSWTGDTLDNVNLVSSPIHSGVSSPLPQYDSRFLVSFMVDARGGSMRGSRHNGMRIIIPPRKCTAPTRITCRLVKRHKLASPPPMVEGEGLASRLVEVGPAGAHFLGPVIVEIPHFGSMRGKERELIILRSENGETWKEHQYDCRTEALNELLNGMDEELESLEELEKKRICRIITKDFPQYFAVVSRIKQESNQMGPEGGVLSSMTVPHVQASFPEGALTKKIRVGLQAQPVPDETVKKILGNRATFSPIVTVEPRRRKFHKPITMTIPVPPLSGEGVTNGYKGDSTPCLRLLCSITGGTSPAQWEDITGTTPLTFVNDCVSFTTNVSARFWLADCHQIPDTVGLATQLYRELICVPYMAKFVVFAKMNDPVESNLRCFCMTDDKVDKTLEQQENFEEVARSKDIEVLEGKPIYVDCYGNLTPLTKAGQQLLLNFYAFKENRLPFCVKIRDNSQEPCGRLSFLRELKTSKGIPQTAVCNLNITLPALKKDMDSDADEETEKPERRHTFASLALRKRYSYLTEPGMKTVERSTTRTLPAGYPHKPVFSTRSYQAWSTAPITVPGQTKCGLGSLSSSPSNTPSASPLKSVWSISSASPLKSTLGTTNVSPVKSVTDVASPIRTYRSISSPIKTVLQQAQYTAPVSTGLISSPLKTSTDPVSIKGLAASLSSRPISVSSPGSILDRTFPSVTPPESPKSTANLYTSALSFKSTFASSTTTVASPIRSLSSLSTLRTSADGAAASRGTILSSLSSPAKPAVVPTETALLNGSVSPIKYPSSSSVSSRLFSGGTCSLQERIQASQAAAASACTAFSEAEKTLIASTTPSYETLKSKSSPLRSNVSSSVYASLRSPASTSTPVTCSMTVPVFSLVNVLPEPQERRVPDKITIPPQTHTQTPSSTPRSKPSKPALFIPSAAFKAATAAQLSSSQEILRDVADMKEDLIKMTAILQTDSASVAKSYQSQASKEPKIDDEEPFSLVEKVKEDLVKVSEILTKDVLSEAKGTVKDKASEDEWEEFSKDEIEEAQQSVLKSLPPFDPTLPVRPQSVQDKDLDLAKVVDYLVNDIGASSLSKMSGVKSKFEEMKEGEEKQKRALKPEHKLKMPPPGMRSSPSEKDLCKLADSYSGTDAILESPDDFSHEQDKSPLSDSGFETRSEKTPSAPQSAESTGPKPLFTDVPIPPVITETRTEVVRVIRSYEHPEEACEPLMEEAAAAALNSPACIEPETIAGSIKDKVKTFQIKVSSDEDSLVSKSMRLKEETHITTTTRMVYHKPQLKDAGSDRIEETMSVRDIMKAFQSGRDPSKELAGLFEHKAGQDSIKGDELTPRFLEKDTKPKVERIIEVHIEKGNTTDPTEVIIRETKKHPDYVCKGSRGLKELSDRVEGDYEALQEEEELAEETLPSFLETSRVNTPLSQEEDSRPSSAQLIADDSYKAFKLLTQHSIEYHDDELSELRGESYRFAEKMLLSEKLDVSHSDTEDPVAHQGHEVTPEMQGAEGYYGEKSPGARKEQTYRSARDSSEKSGKFTQKDDQYDKLTVLHYTTEPGSPKHAVWMRFTQDRQDRNREKLIYEDRVDRTVKEAEEKLSEVSQFFRDKTEKLNDELQSPEKKPPMRESRETRSGPSSVCSSPEKTKQKSELSSEEWSKGRHKMFGSMNERKSASLPSSPERSVQTRLNEDQSKQEKQGETSPPVPVKPSKVSSVRLKFEAEAQKQSKSSPTEQSKQPVKKFQESKLPVYQLFTGSKTSKTDSSEEEKTLKKVAESEKSKLTIGQGLYGSKCGSASSKELNDKVLEGSGTISSSTSKKRAQYEQVAKSFESDTTEKLAEAKEKQIRGSLKDLSSPVVQSASSADNKGQHLKSPVKEVKSGLAIRKDHADSDDSQTKSLKKKIESHIPVRSPTGPSETDQAKKSKQDTIAKQSEKSTSHIPTLSKTRVQGRSELSKGDVAARKSQDSLEGSTSKDLSSSSLSPVEKVSTVTTRESFKGLKTLPVYVSVQVGKQGEKDSPGGQNGSVKKIVTSESRTIYAVKQRQPTSPQGSPDDDTLEQISFLDSSGKSPMTPETPSSEEVSYDLTSRTPDSFMPFIPGIASPIAEVSEESEDSEQGKASSFKELQPEKIIVPEPPNGSQDTGQAGKDKRVAYIEFPPPPPLDSDSSQPEKKGSSPSSEAETDMMEVNLQEEHDKHLLAEPIIRVQPPSPVPPGANDSDSSDDESIFQPIPVKKYTFKLDEQKQEENETKPKKNDKNGNHKEPNGTNGNGKAEDYDYEQNGNDQSITDCSIATTAEFSHDTDATEIDSLDGYDFQDEDDGLNDLSDVKPFGFPTENRKDIWASESMLRPSDRSFSQSKLEVIEEEAPMEECQKAKTKSDSSVKKSDNGNGNESDKKQSRQEGLPDTYFSYKLDEEFNTPFKTVATKGLDFDPWSSKGGDDEVVDARIKDDEPKPFGLAVDDKSQTTTPDTTPARTPTDESTPTSEPNPFPFHEGKMFEMTRSGAIDMSKRDFVEERLQFFQIGPQSPCERTDLRMAIVADHLGLSWTELAREMDFSVDEINHIRVENPNSLTTQSFMLLKKWVNRDGKNATTDVLTAALTKINRMDIVTLLEGPIFDYGNISGTRCFADDNAVFRDQTDGYHSIDLELQSPTELNYEPPTPLRQDDFFSEDGSVVSPGRSPIRPSELSLPATSMDAASSSNATPPTVVAEDTHLGGRESCSREEDMAVGSESMAFLGAQESEEAFKDSEVFTQPAVPQPEVCEPREGESGWSGFDEGEEELTQEKLKSLLEDIKREEGFEDVEITDERVQEILSQVEQAEKELSSSFTGLQSELASTEKETSVSGQGLRTDAQKESSQKPTSSSPELQAEKQNGEHPQHQAQAGSLPEDQEPTTKLKSKVAKDSGKEEVSREAAVDSTKEESTAEPKAQQGAHKDNDSSSDGEHTVTTRVYRRRVILKGDQAKNIPGESVTEEQFTDEDGNVVTRKVIRKVVRRVAGTEEKSGKKKRSRRSRQASRAEEEEEGPSREHPEVGEGAKGKKKEGRQKEKKGQS